In Syntrophotaleaceae bacterium, the DNA window GCGATGGTCTCCCCATCCAGGGGATTGCTGTGGTAGGCGGCAGAAAAGCCGGACAGCAGCGGCAGCCACAGGGTGCCGGTGAAGCCGAGGGAATGGAAAAAGGGCAGGGCCGAGCAGATGTTGTCCCTGCGGTTTACGCGGAAGACGATGCGCAACGCCTCGAGGTTGGAGAGGATGTTGTGGTGCGACAGCATCACCCCCTTCGGCTCCCCGGTGCTGCCGGACGAGAAGATGACCGTCGCCAGGCTGTCGGCCCTGAACCCTTTCGGTCGGGCCCAGAACCGGGTCGGCAGCCAGCGGGCGACGCAGAAGGCGCGCAGTTTTTCGCCCGTGGCGATTCCGGCCAGCAGATCCTCGACGAAGACCCTGCCGGACAGTTCCGGCAGGGTGCCGAGTTTTTCCAGGAACAGCTTCGAGGTGACGGTGGTTCGGATCTCGCAGCGGTCGAGGGCCGAGCGGATGCCCTCTGCCGATGCGGTGTAGTTGAGGTTGACGGGCACCGTGCCGTTGAGGTTCAGGGCCAGGTTGACCAGCGCCCCGGCCGCCGAGGGGGGCAGGCAGACCCCGGCCATGCGCGCATCGCCGGTCACGGCGGCCAGCCCCTTCGCCAGAATCCGGGCCGCGATCAGGGTTTGACCGTAGGTTAGATCGCGCCCAGCCGTATCGGCGATCGCCCGGCGCCGCCAGTTCTGCCGGGCGGTCTCCACAAACAGCTCGCCCAGGCTGCGGCGCTGGGGCTTGCGGGAGTCGAACCAGGCGGCGGACAGCTCCATCACCGCCCGGCGCACGTCGTGGGCGCTGCTGCCGGCCGGCAGAGGCTCGCCGAAAGCGATGGTGACCGGATAGGGCAGCTTCACGGGAAAGCGGGCCAGCAGTTTGCCGTGGGCGTAGGAGAGGATGCTGCCCCAGGCGCCGCCGATGTAGATCGGAATGATCGGGTGGTCGCTGCCCTTGACGATCCGCTCGAAGCCACCCTTGAATTCATTGAGCATGCCGTTGCGGGTGATCTCCCCCTCGGCGAAGATGCAGACCATGTAGCCGTCGTCGAGCGCCCGGCGGGAGTTGTTGATGAACTCCACCAGGCCTTTGCGGCCGTCTTTGGCCGATACGGGAATCACTTTCATCAGGCGGAAGATCCACTTGAGGAAGGGGGTGCGGTAGATGCTGCGATCCATGACGAAACGGATGCGCCTCTGCTGGGTGGCGACCAGCAGCAGGGCGTCGACCCAGGAGACGTGGTTGGCGATCAGCAGGGCTCCCCCTTCGACCGGCACGTTCCTTTCCCCGATAAGGGTGAGCCGGTAGCCGATCCGCATGATCACCAGGGCGATGAACCGGATCAGGAAATCGGGCAGCAGCCAGAGGGTCAGGCCGGCCAGTATCAGGGTGATGATGCCGAGCAGACTGAAGGCGGCGCCGGCGGACATGCCAAGGGACTTGGACACCAGCCAGAGCAGGCCCGAGGCCGCCAGGGCGCCGACCCAGCTGAGAAAGCTGGATGCGGCCAGGATTTCACCGCGGCGGTTGGCCGGAGCGCGGAGCTGGATGAAGGCCTGCAGGGGCACGATGAACAGGCCTGCGCTGATGCCGAACAGGGCCACTATGATCAGCACCGCCGGGAGGTAGGGCGGGACGGCGTGCAGGGCGAAAGACGCCACCGCCAGCCCCGCGGCACCGATCGGCACCACGCCGAATTCGACGTTGCAGCCGGAGAGTCGCCCGGCCAGCCAGGAGCCGAGACCGATGCCGATGGCGGCGGGCACGAAAAGGTATCCGCTCTGTTCCTGACTGAAATCGAAAATATCCTTGCCGTACTGCAGGAGGTTGAGCTGGCAGAACGCGCCGACGAACAGGAAATAGGCGGCACCGATGACGGCCAGGAGCAGATAGTTGTCCTCCCGCAGGCTTCGCAGGGTGCGCCAGTAGGCTGCCGGCGATGCGGTGAGGGGGCGGCCGGTGTCGGGCACCGGTGTCGACGGCAGGGTGCAGGCGGTCACGAAACCCGCCAGCGCGAGG includes these proteins:
- a CDS encoding acyl-[ACP]--phospholipid O-acyltransferase gives rise to the protein MADIDIPHLTSGFRRLNVIQALGALNDNLIKLIIVFFLIGPTGIDQAGAVAAQASAAFIIPFLLFSALAGSLADHFPKNRIILWVKGSEIGIALVAVSGAWLHSPVLLYLAIFLLGCHSAVMAPAKYGVVPEMVGREALSRANSLLEMFTFLAIVSGTALAPFLAQLSGGRYGIALLAGVVLALAGFVTACTLPSTPVPDTGRPLTASPAAYWRTLRSLREDNYLLLAVIGAAYFLFVGAFCQLNLLQYGKDIFDFSQEQSGYLFVPAAIGIGLGSWLAGRLSGCNVEFGVVPIGAAGLAVASFALHAVPPYLPAVLIIVALFGISAGLFIVPLQAFIQLRAPANRRGEILAASSFLSWVGALAASGLLWLVSKSLGMSAGAAFSLLGIITLILAGLTLWLLPDFLIRFIALVIMRIGYRLTLIGERNVPVEGGALLIANHVSWVDALLLVATQQRRIRFVMDRSIYRTPFLKWIFRLMKVIPVSAKDGRKGLVEFINNSRRALDDGYMVCIFAEGEITRNGMLNEFKGGFERIVKGSDHPIIPIYIGGAWGSILSYAHGKLLARFPVKLPYPVTIAFGEPLPAGSSAHDVRRAVMELSAAWFDSRKPQRRSLGELFVETARQNWRRRAIADTAGRDLTYGQTLIAARILAKGLAAVTGDARMAGVCLPPSAAGALVNLALNLNGTVPVNLNYTASAEGIRSALDRCEIRTTVTSKLFLEKLGTLPELSGRVFVEDLLAGIATGEKLRAFCVARWLPTRFWARPKGFRADSLATVIFSSGSTGEPKGVMLSHHNILSNLEALRIVFRVNRRDNICSALPFFHSLGFTGTLWLPLLSGFSAAYHSNPLDGETIARLVREQRSTLLIATPTFLMAYLRRAKEEDFASLRLVMTGAEKLKSKLADSFEKKFGIRPLEGYGATELSPVISLSVPDVEIDGIRQTGSREGSVGLPVPGVAVKIVDPDSFELKREDETGLILVKGPNLMLGYLGNPEKTAEAIRDGWYVTGDIGRLDKSGFLHITDRLARFSKIGGEMIPHGAVEDALHAALGQTGVLAVTGIPDEKRGEKLVVVHTPEAGDAPTLHSLLTESDLPNLWKPGKDCFVQVDTLPLLGTGKLDLRGVRETAMAAMQG